The DNA sequence AGGGATTAAAAACACCTAATTAACCCCTTAAAGATAATCTAAACACTTTCACTAAACAATAACTTCAAATTGCACTCTTCAATCTCCTTCTTCTCCAGCTGAAAGGGATCATGGTTACGAACGGTAGATGCACGAGCTAAAAAGATTCAGAAAAACCACAGCATATGTTAGTCGTAAATGTAAAGACAATTAGAGGGACCAAAATGATATTAATCATGACGGCAAATATGCCATATCATTACACTATAGTTATATGTATAAAATTGCACTTAGCTTCCCGAATTAAAAGACTAAAAACTGCAGTAATAATATTTGTTGCGTGGAAGAGTACTTACAATTTAACCATCAATCATTCTTCTTCGCCTGATCAAAGCCACTCTTACATAAAGCCAATCGTATACATTGTTCAAGAACTTGTAGTATGTGTATCTCCATGACCTGATGAATATCAAACTCCCACAAACTCCCCAAAATCCAATGACAAATCCAAGCCCCAAACTCACGTAAAATCCCAGTGTTATAAACTTGTCATTATCTTCATCTTGATTCTCAACCGGTTGCTCCTCTGGAGTTGTTTCCTCAGGAGAGCACATTTGTTCAAGTGGAATTCCACAAAGGAGAGGATTTCCGGCAAAAACAGAAGGCTCATAGGTTTGAAGCTGAGACCCCATGGGAATTTTTCCAGACAAGTTGTTGTTGGACAAGTCCAACTTACCAAGGCCAGATATTCCAAAGAGATTTGTTGGAATTGTACCATGTATTTGGTTGTTtgacaaatcaagcaaatctaaAGATTGCAACTTCCCGATCTTTGGAGTTATTTGACCTGTTAAGTTGTTTCTTGACAAGTTTAAGGAAACCAACCCCACAAGATTAGTGATTTCACTAGGAATCTCCCCTGTTAATCGGTTGCTCGACAGATGAATACTCTTTACAAGCCCCAGAGTACTTTTGTATTTGGACATTATGCCTTTCCATATCAAGGATGATTCATCTTCATAATACTCCCACTTGCCAATCAAGGTTACATTATAGGTATGATTTTGAGTTAGACTTGAACTTCCTTTTTGAGCCAAATTAGTCAAATTGTCAAGGCATTTGGGTATACTTCCAGAGATGTTATTCATCGACAAATCCAGAATTTGAATGCCTCTCATATTACACAATTGTGATGGAATGCTTCCATAGAAGTGATTAGAACGGAGGATAAGGATAGCCAAATTTGGAAGTCCAACCCCTAACCATTCAGGTATAAAACCTGATAATTTATTTTCCCCAACATCAAAAACTATGAGACTTGTACAGTTGTTCAAGGATGAAGGCAATTCCCCAACAAACCTATTGTTATTTAGTTTCAGTGTTTGAATAGAAGATAAAAAGCCCATTGTGGTAGGAATTTTCCCTAAAATGGAATTGTCACTCAAGTCTAGAATGACTAGATTTTCAAAATGTGTCCAACAATTAGGAAGTTTTTCATATAAATTGTTGCTTGATAGATCAAGAAAGTATAATGTGCTAACCTCATTTGGAGTCTTTGGACACAAGAAAGAAATTGGCCCTGAAAGCTTATTGTTGGAGAGATCAAGAGATGACGCTTTGGAAAGGAATGAAGGGATTGAACCTTCCAATTGGTTCCAACTCAAATTCACATCAGGAGGGGAAGATGAGGTAAACTCAAATCTTGAATTTGGAATTATTCCTCTAATTCGGTTGTTGGAGATATCTATAGAATTAATTTCATGATCATGATGCAGTGTGCCCCAAAACCAACTTGGAAGGATATCAGAAATGCCTGCATTAGAAATATCAAGATCCAAATAACTTTTCTGAGTCTTAAGCCATTTTGGAAAATGTGGACCTATCTTGCAAAACCCCAAATATATGGAAACCAATTGGAAAGGAGGAACCCAATTAGAATTGAAGTCTAAAGCTAGTGAGGTAGAGgacaaatccaaaattattaatcTAGAGAGATTGGAGAAGTGGCTTTCTGAAACCACACCTTCCAAAGCATTCATACCAAGGCGGATAGTCTCAAGCGTAGACATATGGCCAATGTTTTCAGGCATTGTTCCACTCAATTGATTGTCATAGAGGTCTAATTTTTTCAATGACGAAAAGTTTTTGAGATTAGGAATTGATTCAGAAAGAGAATTGTTTGAGAGGCTTAGAGTCTCTAATGAGTTCTTATCAGGGCATGTAGACATTAATGTTTGAACCAGCTTGGAAAGTTGTATACTCAAAATGTTGT is a window from the Pyrus communis chromosome 16, drPyrComm1.1, whole genome shotgun sequence genome containing:
- the LOC137721333 gene encoding receptor-like protein EIX2; the encoded protein is MQGEGIRCLKLFHASIVVVLILLQYCNLSLSHEFNNISSGVAGHKHIAKVLKVIRCIEREREALLAIKQDLVDDYNSLSSWGSEAQKQDCCASWIGVYCDEYTGHVVKLDLSGGYFLGGRISSQVGNLTHLQYFDFNGNDFNNVENLNSWLPRLSSLTYLDLSYNNLSNVPDWLEMVSKLPKLTNLTLIGCGLSSPAIHSSTLFNINSSKSLAHVDLSFNQLTSSSIFLWLSNFSTSLVQLGLSRNNFTGSLPDVFGNMSSLAYLDLSHNQIEGGIPQSFSELCSLQALLFRNNILSIQLSKLVQTLMSTCPDKNSLETLSLSNNSLSESIPNLKNFSSLKKLDLYDNQLSGTMPENIGHMSTLETIRLGMNALEGVVSESHFSNLSRLIILDLSSTSLALDFNSNWVPPFQLVSIYLGFCKIGPHFPKWLKTQKSYLDLDISNAGISDILPSWFWGTLHHDHEINSIDISNNRIRGIIPNSRFEFTSSSPPDVNLSWNQLEGSIPSFLSKASSLDLSNNKLSGPISFLCPKTPNEVSTLYFLDLSSNNLYEKLPNCWTHFENLVILDLSDNSILGKIPTTMGFLSSIQTLKLNNNRFVGELPSSLNNCTSLIVFDVGENKLSGFIPEWLGVGLPNLAILILRSNHFYGSIPSQLCNMRGIQILDLSMNNISGSIPKCLDNLTNLAQKGSSSLTQNHTYNVTLIGKWEYYEDESSLIWKGIMSKYKSTLGLVKSIHLSSNRLTGEIPSEITNLVGLVSLNLSRNNLTGQITPKIGKLQSLDLLDLSNNQIHGTIPTNLFGISGLGKLDLSNNNLSGKIPMGSQLQTYEPSVFAGNPLLCGIPLEQMCSPEETTPEEQPVENQDEDNDKFITLGFYVSLGLGFVIGFWGVCGSLIFIRSWRYTYYKFLNNVYDWLYVRVALIRRRRMIDG